One Ilumatobacter coccineus YM16-304 genomic window, GATGACGGATGAGCGTTGGCGGACGATCAGGCTGAGCCTGGTCGCACTGTTCGGCGTCGGCTATGTCGCCTGGTTCTTCACCCGCGGCATCATCATCAACCACGTCCTCGTGCTGTCGTCGATGGCGCTGTTCTTCGCCGTCGCCTCGGTCGGCCGGCCCTGGCGATGCTGGGTCGAGTCGCTCCGCGACTACCTGTTGTTCGCCGCCATGTGGCTGGCCTACGCCGAGAGCCGAGGTCTCGCCGACGGGCTGGACTTCCCCATCCAGGTCGAGTCGGTCCGCAACATCGACCGTGCGTTCTTCTTCGGTGCCGACGGCGTCGTCGAACTCCAGCAGCGATTCCTCGCACCTCCCGGCACGGTGCGCTGGTACGACGTCGTCGGCTCGATGGTCTACTACTCGCACTTCATCGTCCCGCCCGTCACCATCGCCCTGCTCTGGTTCTTCAACCGTGAACAGTGGGTGCGCTACATGCGCCGGTTCGCGACGTTGCTCTTCGTCGGCTGTGCGATGTTCGTCGTCGTGCCGACCGCACCGCCGTGGATGGCCGGCGACCCCGCCTTCGGCTACGACGCGCTGCCACCGCTGCGCCGGCCGACCGGCAACGGGTGGCGCTACCTC contains:
- a CDS encoding phosphatase PAP2 family protein, with translation MTDERWRTIRLSLVALFGVGYVAWFFTRGIIINHVLVLSSMALFFAVASVGRPWRCWVESLRDYLLFAAMWLAYAESRGLADGLDFPIQVESVRNIDRAFFFGADGVVELQQRFLAPPGTVRWYDVVGSMVYYSHFIVPPVTIALLWFFNREQWVRYMRRFATLLFVGCAMFVVVPTAPPWMAGDPAFGYDALPPLRRPTGNGWRYLGLDAAVDAWDTGRDWANPVAAMPSLHSGFSLFFVVFMFRWVTDWRWRSLMLLYPATMAVSLMYFGEHYFADAVAAWLIVGLSFWVWNRLEARWARRDESLEPEVAATVDVELDTGGELGLVGTQERHD